Proteins found in one Acomys russatus chromosome 31, mAcoRus1.1, whole genome shotgun sequence genomic segment:
- the Nap1l1 gene encoding nucleosome assembly protein 1-like 1 yields the protein MADIDNKEQSELDQDLDEVEEVEEEEAGEETKITARQLTVQMMQNPQILAALQERLDGLVDTPTGYIESLPKVVKRRVNALKNLQVKCAQIEAKFYEEVHDLERKYAVLYQPLFDKRFEIINAIYEPTEEECEWKPDEEDEVSEELKEKAKIEDEKKDEEKEDPKGIPEFWLTVFKNVDLLSDMVQEHDEPILKHLKDIKVKFSDAGQPMSFILEFHFEPNEYFTNEVLTKTYRMRSEPDDSDPFSFDGPEIMGCTGCQIDWKKGKNVTLKTIKKKQKHKGRGTVRTVTKTVSNDSFFNFFAPPEVPENGDLDDDAEAILAADFEIGHFLRERIIPRSVLYFTGEAIEDDDDDYDEEGEEADEEGEEEGDEEHDPDYDPKKDQNPAECKQQ from the exons ATGGCGGACATTGACAA CAAAGAACAGTCTGAACTTGATCAAGACTTGGACGAAGTTGaagaggtagaagaagaagaagcgggTGAAGAGACAAAAATCACAG cgcGTCAGCTAACTGTTCAGATGATGCAGAATCCTCAGATTCTTGCAGCCCTTCAGGAAAGACTTGACGGTCTGGTAGACACACCAACAGGATACATTGAAAG CTTGCCTAAGGTAGTCAAAAGACGAGTAAATGCTCTAAAAAATCTTCAAGTTAAATGTGCACAGATAGAAGCCAAATTCTATGAGGAAGTTCACGATCTCGAGAGGAAGTATGCTGTCCTATATCAGCCTTTATTTGATAAG cGATTTGAGATCATTAATGCAATTTATGAACCTACAGAAGAAGAATGTGAATGGAAAccagatgaagaagatgaagttTCG GAGGAGCTGAAAGAAAAGGCCAAGATTGAAGATGagaaaaaggatgaagaaaaagaagaccctAAAGGAATTCCTGAATTTTGGTTGACAGTTTTTAAGAACGTTGATTTGCTCAGTGATATGGTTCAG gaACATGATGAGCCTATTCTAAAGCACTTGAAAGACATTAAAGTGAAGTTCTCGGATGCTGGCCAGCCTATG agcttTATCTTAGAATTTCACTTTGAACCCAACGAATATTTCACAAATGAAGTGCTAACAAAGACTTACAGGATGAGGTCAGAGCCGGATGATTCTGATCCCTTTTCTTTTGATGGACCAGAGATTATGGGTTGTACAGG GTGCCAGATAGattggaaaaaaggaaagaatgttactttgaaaaccataaaaaagaagcagaaacacaaggGACGTGGGACAGTTCGTACTGTGACTAAAACAGTTTCCAAtgattctttctttaatttttttgctcCTCCTGAAG TTCCTGAGAATGGAGATCTG gATGATGATGCCGAAGCTATACTGGCTGCAGACTTTGAGATTGGCCACTTCTTACGTGAGCGTATAATCCCAAGATCAGTGTTATACTTCACTGGAGAAGCTATTGAGGATGATGACGATGAT TATGACGAAGAAGGTGAAGAAGCTGATGAG gaaggggaagaagaaggagatgagGAACACGATCCAGACTATGACCCAAAG AAGGATCAAAACCCCGCAGAGTGCAAGCAGCAGTGA
- the Phlda1 gene encoding pleckstrin homology-like domain family A member 1, whose protein sequence is MRRAPAAERLSELGFPPRRGRQEPPFPLGVTRGRGGWPIEKLREGARPVPFSERSREDGKEQPAPGTGILWRFRTRLSLCRDPEPPPPPPLCLLRVSLLCALRAGGRGSRWGEDSSRLLLLPTTRASENPKAERSSSTPYAERMLESSGCKALKEGVLEKRSDGLLQLWKKKCCILTEEGLLLIPPKQLQQQQQPGQGTAEQSQPSGPNVASLEPPVKLKELHFSNMKTVDCVERKGKYMYFTVVMAEGKEIDFRCPQDQGWNAEITLQMVQYKNRQAILAVKSTRQKQQHLVQQQPPQTQQIQPQPQPQPQPQPQPQPQPQQLHSYPHPHPHPHPHTHPHPHPHPHQFQHAHHQPPHSQPHGHRLLRSTSNSA, encoded by the coding sequence ATGAGGCGTGCGCCGGCAGCCGAGCGCCTCTCCGAGCTGGGTTTTCCCCCGCGGCGCGGGCGCCAGGAGCCGCCTTTTCCGCTGGGTGTCACtcgggggcggggagggtggcCCATTGAAAAGCTCCGCGAGGGGGCCCGGCCAGTGCCCTTCAGTGAGCGCTCGAGGGAGGACGGCAAAGAGCAGCCTGCTCCTGGCACCGGGATCTTGTGGCGCTTCAGGACGCGGCTGTCTCTCTGCCGGGACCCCgagccaccgccaccgccaccactcTGTCTCCTGCGAGTCAGCCTCCTCTGTGCGCTCCGGGCGGGCGGCCGCGGAAGCCGCTGGGGCGAGGACAGCTCTCGGCTGCTACTGCTGCCCACAACCCGGGCGTCTGAAAATCCGAAGGCCGAGCGGAGCAGCAGCACCCCTTATGCCGAAAGGATGCTGGAGAGCAGCGGCTGCAAGGCGCTGAAGGAAGGAGTGCTGGAAAAGCGTAGCGACGGGCTGCTGCAGCTCTGGAAGAAAAAGTGCTGCATCCTCACCGAGGAAGGGCTACTGCTCATACCGCCCAAGCAgctgcaacaacagcaacagcccGGTCAGGGGACAGCCGAACAGTCCCAACCTAGTGGCCCCAACGTCGCCAGCCTTGAGCCACCAGTCAAGCTCAAGGAATTGCACTTTTCCAATATGAAGACTGTAGACTGCGTGGAGCGCAAGGGCAAGTATATGTACTTCACTGTGGTGATGGCGGAGGGCAAAGAGATCGACTTTCGGTGCCCCCAGGACCAGGGCTGGAACGCGGAGATCACGTTGCAGATGGTGCAGTACAAAAATCGTCAGGCCATACTGGCGGTCAAGTCTaccaggcagaagcagcagcacctGGTCCAGCAGCAGCCTCCGCAGACGCAGCAgatccagccccagccccaaccccaaccccaaccccagccccaaccccaaccccaaccccaacagCTCCACTCCTACCCGCATCctcatcctcacccccacccgcACACGCACCCGCACCCTCACCCTCATCCACACCAATTCCAGCACGCGCACCACCAGCCTCCTCACTCGCAGCCGCACGGCCACCGGCTTCTCCGCAGCACCTCCAACTCCGCCTGA